The Sorangiineae bacterium MSr11367 genome window below encodes:
- a CDS encoding FG-GAP-like repeat-containing protein yields the protein MTRSWWASLLVVFGAAACGAGDEHPVALEPVSVDGFSCAPFQMQSAQVRMATGSAVALHAVGGSGVATFGLAGETGGASIEPGGGLRAGKRAASFEAIARDGRCRAEARTRVEVIGPFAVEPASIVVARGTRLSLAPSGALGRVSYTVLERPGGREGALGKIDAKDDAASFVAGDEEGTYRIAARDVGSGHEALLTVTVGKPVPLRPRAELYAVPARGRVRLDFRGGSARVEPVSVGGAGGRVTLESGDAWFEAGAAPGMADVTVRDRFTKETAKVRVLVAETLGAPSLPRGMQSGLGDLASGDVNGDGKPDIVVGHSERSKVAMEAGGILVYAGSGAPGAVEAVPAVIEGERPADHLGAVLAVRDLNGDGIDDIVAGIPDADLGDADRGAVAVYLGSSHGVAPEPDRVMAGEGMNHHFGAALALGDLDGDGAPDLAVSAPTGRSSFEPGCEGGRVSIFRNRKTPRAVFESVPEQTLDMRPVQSDSDAVPACGNGPTGAGRALALIDMDGDKTADLVVGLPQVSFPQPGKAHGQVLVFRGLGGARFETDPAWALELDGPQRRDNAAFGSGLDVVRAEPRGSEVLVVRAPGLGFFSFAPGSLGPRGHDRRAHVVTTAAARAFYVDDRQAARGIARSAALGDVDPAAGFEYVVSAPENRGGVLVFSASGLLDRRGALTPLADGAGRPNEFTGLRIAAVGAGALAVWSPWRNTAQGNFAGAIDVVAAEPAPFKGRWPGKEAIVLPTFGAGDRAGQAVELGVLDGKSITLVGAPGANVPSRLRAGAVDLFGADAARSLQRVTGERQDAQFGRGAMAVLDFDGDGQLDLAVGDADDNWGGPTPKGFADPDGCSVLDAAGKPVQTAHRGSVRIYSVAAGKMVERFRLVAPRESPRNMKGWPPYARGRFGFSLAVADVNGDKLDDLVVGRPNAFDGSGAEVILGRKHDAGNDVRVACNVGEMGKNGALVIPSMGEGAPTSYGSAVARVGDLDKDGCDEVAISLSSTGGFPEHAGVVVAFGYDAEGKRCRGHDRPFVLRLVADDHTLADDVVGDPKTRANDLQDLRQPTTMGRVLARGSGDFTGDGVPDVVFRDGDLTLGEMRGPAVEILSGAYLASLCPNHRCPRGRHGALFSDGDWNVVAMRPLGAPVRRVLFAGPTARGGIASVALGDANRDGVADLAMGVPDDSDQGEFAGAVRVYLGGNKTSVDPYVMAVGDLTETSVFGVSVALSPSALVVGASGSTRGGKGANLGAAYRWNLEASK from the coding sequence ATGACGCGATCCTGGTGGGCGTCCCTTCTCGTGGTGTTCGGCGCGGCGGCGTGTGGGGCCGGTGATGAGCATCCCGTGGCGCTCGAGCCGGTGTCGGTGGATGGATTCTCGTGCGCACCGTTTCAGATGCAGAGTGCACAGGTTCGCATGGCCACCGGTTCGGCGGTGGCGCTTCATGCCGTGGGTGGCTCGGGTGTGGCGACGTTCGGCCTCGCCGGGGAGACCGGCGGCGCGAGCATCGAGCCGGGTGGCGGCCTGCGTGCAGGCAAGCGCGCGGCCTCGTTCGAGGCGATTGCGCGCGATGGTCGCTGCCGCGCGGAGGCTCGCACCCGTGTGGAGGTGATCGGGCCCTTCGCCGTCGAGCCCGCGTCCATCGTCGTGGCCCGCGGCACGCGGCTTTCGCTTGCGCCGAGCGGGGCACTCGGTCGCGTCTCGTACACCGTACTCGAGCGGCCCGGGGGGCGCGAGGGCGCGCTCGGGAAGATCGATGCGAAGGACGATGCGGCGTCGTTCGTCGCGGGCGACGAGGAGGGCACCTACCGCATTGCCGCGCGGGACGTCGGAAGCGGCCATGAAGCGCTGCTCACGGTGACGGTGGGCAAACCCGTTCCACTGCGCCCGCGCGCGGAGCTCTATGCCGTGCCGGCGCGCGGGCGTGTTCGGCTCGATTTCCGCGGCGGCTCCGCGCGCGTGGAGCCCGTGTCGGTCGGCGGCGCCGGAGGGCGCGTGACCCTGGAATCGGGCGACGCGTGGTTCGAGGCTGGCGCAGCGCCCGGCATGGCCGATGTCACGGTGCGCGATCGCTTCACGAAGGAGACGGCCAAGGTGCGCGTCCTCGTGGCCGAGACGCTCGGCGCGCCGTCGCTCCCGCGCGGAATGCAGTCCGGTCTGGGCGATCTCGCGTCCGGTGATGTCAACGGTGACGGCAAGCCCGACATCGTGGTGGGCCACTCCGAGCGAAGCAAGGTGGCCATGGAGGCGGGCGGCATCCTGGTGTACGCGGGAAGCGGTGCGCCGGGCGCGGTGGAGGCCGTCCCCGCGGTCATCGAAGGCGAGCGCCCCGCCGACCATCTCGGCGCCGTCCTCGCGGTGCGGGATCTCAACGGCGATGGCATCGACGACATCGTGGCGGGCATTCCCGACGCGGACCTCGGTGACGCGGATCGCGGGGCGGTGGCCGTCTACCTCGGCTCGAGCCATGGCGTCGCGCCGGAGCCCGATCGCGTCATGGCCGGCGAGGGGATGAACCACCATTTCGGCGCGGCGCTTGCGCTCGGCGATCTCGATGGAGACGGCGCGCCGGATCTCGCCGTCTCCGCGCCCACCGGTCGTAGCTCCTTCGAGCCGGGCTGCGAGGGCGGCCGCGTCTCGATTTTTCGCAATCGAAAGACACCGCGGGCCGTGTTCGAGAGCGTGCCCGAGCAAACCCTGGACATGCGCCCCGTGCAAAGCGACTCCGATGCCGTGCCCGCGTGCGGCAACGGACCCACCGGGGCCGGGCGCGCGCTCGCCCTCATCGACATGGATGGCGACAAGACGGCCGATCTCGTCGTGGGGCTGCCGCAGGTGTCCTTCCCGCAGCCCGGCAAGGCGCACGGCCAGGTGCTCGTCTTTCGCGGATTGGGTGGCGCACGCTTCGAGACCGATCCGGCGTGGGCCCTGGAGCTCGATGGGCCCCAGCGGCGTGACAATGCAGCCTTCGGGTCGGGGCTCGACGTCGTTCGGGCGGAGCCTCGCGGGTCCGAGGTGCTGGTGGTGCGTGCACCCGGTCTCGGTTTTTTCTCCTTCGCGCCGGGCTCTCTCGGGCCGCGCGGGCACGATCGACGCGCGCACGTGGTCACGACAGCGGCGGCGCGTGCGTTCTACGTGGACGACCGCCAGGCTGCGCGCGGGATTGCGCGAAGTGCGGCACTGGGAGACGTCGACCCTGCGGCGGGATTCGAATACGTGGTGTCGGCGCCGGAAAACCGTGGGGGCGTCTTGGTCTTCTCCGCGTCGGGCTTGCTCGATCGCCGCGGTGCACTGACCCCGCTCGCCGATGGCGCGGGCCGTCCGAACGAGTTCACCGGCCTTCGCATCGCGGCGGTGGGGGCGGGGGCGCTCGCTGTGTGGTCGCCGTGGAGGAACACGGCGCAGGGGAATTTTGCCGGTGCCATCGACGTCGTTGCCGCCGAACCCGCGCCATTCAAGGGCCGCTGGCCCGGCAAGGAAGCCATCGTGCTTCCCACGTTCGGCGCCGGCGATCGCGCGGGGCAGGCCGTCGAGCTCGGGGTGCTCGATGGCAAGAGCATCACGCTGGTGGGCGCACCCGGCGCGAACGTGCCCTCGCGCCTTCGCGCGGGCGCCGTCGATCTGTTCGGTGCGGATGCCGCGCGATCGCTGCAGCGCGTGACCGGCGAGCGGCAGGATGCGCAATTCGGGCGGGGCGCCATGGCGGTGCTGGACTTCGACGGGGATGGTCAACTCGATCTCGCGGTGGGCGATGCCGATGACAACTGGGGTGGCCCCACGCCGAAAGGCTTCGCGGACCCCGACGGGTGCTCCGTGCTCGACGCCGCGGGGAAGCCGGTTCAAACCGCACACCGCGGTTCGGTGCGCATCTATTCGGTGGCCGCCGGCAAAATGGTGGAGCGCTTCCGCCTCGTGGCCCCCAGAGAATCGCCGCGCAACATGAAGGGTTGGCCGCCTTACGCACGCGGGCGTTTCGGATTTTCCCTCGCCGTCGCCGACGTGAATGGCGACAAACTGGATGACCTCGTCGTGGGGCGGCCGAACGCGTTCGATGGAAGCGGCGCCGAAGTGATCCTCGGGCGAAAACACGATGCGGGCAACGATGTGCGGGTAGCCTGCAACGTCGGCGAGATGGGCAAGAACGGCGCACTGGTCATCCCGTCGATGGGGGAAGGCGCCCCGACGTCGTACGGCAGCGCGGTGGCGCGCGTCGGAGATCTCGACAAGGACGGATGCGACGAGGTGGCCATTTCGCTGTCGTCGACCGGTGGCTTTCCCGAGCACGCGGGCGTGGTCGTGGCCTTTGGCTACGATGCCGAGGGTAAGCGATGCCGAGGGCACGATCGGCCGTTCGTCCTGCGGCTCGTGGCTGACGATCATACGCTGGCCGACGACGTCGTGGGGGATCCGAAGACCCGCGCCAACGATCTGCAGGATCTGCGACAGCCGACGACCATGGGGCGCGTGCTGGCGCGGGGCTCGGGCGACTTCACCGGCGACGGCGTGCCCGACGTGGTCTTTCGGGACGGGGATCTGACGCTCGGCGAGATGCGCGGGCCGGCGGTGGAGATCCTCTCGGGCGCGTACCTCGCAAGCCTCTGCCCAAACCATCGATGCCCGCGGGGCCGGCATGGAGCACTCTTTTCCGATGGCGACTGGAACGTCGTGGCCATGCGCCCGCTCGGTGCGCCCGTGCGCCGTGTCCTCTTCGCGGGCCCCACGGCGCGTGGTGGCATTGCCTCCGTGGCACTGGGCGACGCGAACCGCGATGGCGTCGCCGATCTCGCGATGGGTGTGCCCGACGACTCCGACCAGGGCGAGTTCGCCGGGGCGGTTCGCGTGTACCTCGGGGGCAACAAGACGTCGGTGGACCCCTACGTGATGGCCGTGGGGGATCTCACGGAGACGAGCGTCTTCGGCGTGTCCGTGGCGCTTTCGCCGTCGGCGCTGGTCGTCGGGGCATCGGGGTCGACGCGCGGTGGTAAGGGCGCAAACCTCGGCGCCGCCTACCGCTGGAACCTGGAGGCGTCCAAATGA
- a CDS encoding DUF1501 domain-containing protein: MRKDETRKPMHFTRRDLLRSVMTLTAAGFASRLGFPALAQAAAQVSSTRRFVFCYFPGGWDQLLFLDPRDPTANGKKFDDENRANTLTETRYASLDGHNGFSSKVVTAGNLTFGPAVEKANSTLPKLTKHYQRLAIVRGINMGTLGHEVGYRYFLTAKFPAGNTARGTSLATEAAAQMQSPLPLPALSLRVESYNEHRPGQYSAMRVDSIDDLLMVLERGKDLLERDAVEEALTDYAKQGAPCAVNVYDRRGLLTRMRGTDGAARATLSSKLANKFRFPTGKDDLSAAVRQQYGLNRGEAASSAARAAFAAQAIKEQVAQCVSVAIGGGTDTHFLGNGGHADALHPGIAAFAALIDDLAKSPAPPELQRLGGDSWLDHTTLLAFSEFARTPMFNTFGGRDHHLTSSCLLAGAGIVGNQVVGASGDVGMGPGRYDFKTRRTTSQGGENIKPEHVAATLLASAGLDPGGALIREEPLRVLVAG, from the coding sequence ATGAGAAAGGACGAAACCCGGAAACCGATGCACTTCACGCGGCGCGATCTCCTACGCAGTGTGATGACGTTGACGGCGGCAGGTTTCGCGTCGCGTTTGGGCTTCCCCGCGCTGGCCCAGGCCGCGGCGCAGGTGTCGTCCACGCGCCGGTTCGTCTTTTGTTACTTCCCCGGTGGCTGGGATCAATTGCTCTTTTTGGATCCGCGCGATCCCACGGCCAATGGCAAAAAGTTCGACGACGAGAACCGCGCGAACACGCTGACCGAGACGCGGTATGCGTCGCTCGATGGCCACAATGGGTTTTCGTCCAAGGTGGTGACGGCCGGGAATCTCACGTTCGGGCCGGCGGTGGAAAAGGCCAATTCGACGTTGCCGAAGCTGACGAAGCATTATCAGCGCCTGGCCATCGTGCGCGGCATCAACATGGGAACGTTGGGGCACGAAGTCGGGTATCGCTACTTTCTCACCGCGAAGTTTCCCGCGGGGAACACGGCGCGGGGGACCAGCCTGGCGACGGAGGCCGCTGCGCAGATGCAATCGCCCCTGCCGCTTCCGGCGCTCTCGCTGCGCGTGGAGTCGTACAACGAGCATCGCCCGGGCCAGTATTCCGCGATGCGGGTCGACAGCATCGACGATTTGCTCATGGTGCTCGAGCGCGGGAAAGACCTGCTCGAGCGCGATGCGGTGGAGGAGGCGCTCACCGATTATGCGAAGCAAGGGGCGCCGTGCGCGGTGAACGTGTACGACCGCCGCGGACTGCTCACGCGCATGCGCGGGACGGATGGCGCGGCGCGCGCTACCTTGAGTTCGAAGCTCGCGAACAAGTTTCGTTTTCCCACGGGCAAGGATGATCTGAGTGCGGCGGTGCGCCAGCAATACGGTTTGAACCGAGGCGAGGCGGCATCGTCGGCCGCGCGTGCGGCGTTTGCAGCGCAGGCCATCAAAGAGCAAGTGGCCCAGTGCGTTTCGGTGGCCATCGGTGGCGGGACCGATACGCATTTCCTCGGCAACGGCGGGCATGCGGACGCGCTTCATCCGGGCATTGCGGCATTTGCGGCGCTGATCGACGACTTGGCCAAATCGCCGGCGCCGCCGGAGCTTCAGCGCTTGGGCGGTGACTCGTGGCTCGATCACACGACGTTGCTCGCCTTCAGCGAGTTCGCGCGCACGCCGATGTTCAATACCTTCGGCGGGCGCGATCACCACCTCACGAGCTCGTGCCTTCTCGCGGGGGCGGGCATCGTGGGCAATCAGGTCGTCGGCGCCTCGGGCGACGTCGGCATGGGGCCGGGGCGCTACGACTTCAAGACGCGGCGGACGACGAGTCAAGGCGGCGAGAACATCAAGCCGGAGCACGTCGCGGCGACGCTGTTGGCGAGCGCGGGGCTCGATCCGGGCGGTGCGCTCATTCGCGAGGAGCCGCTGCGGGTGTTGGTTGCCGGATGA